Proteins encoded together in one Lathyrus oleraceus cultivar Zhongwan6 chromosome 5, CAAS_Psat_ZW6_1.0, whole genome shotgun sequence window:
- the LOC127083618 gene encoding serine/threonine/tyrosine-protein kinase HT1 isoform X2 translates to MKNLNCYKQVSKNGKSGRGFSLGEYQRAVSWSKYLVTPGAAIKGGEEEEWSADMSQLFIGSKFASGRHSRIYRGVYKQMDVAIKLVSQPEEDEDLAAFLEKQFTSEFIAACKKPPVFCIITEYLAGGSLRKYLHQQEPHSVPHELVLKLALDIARGMQYLHSEGILHRDLKSENLLLDEDMCVKVADFGISCLESQCGSAKGFTGTYRWMAPEMIKEKHHTKKVDVYSFGIVLWELLTGLTPFDNMTPEQAAFAVSYKNARPPLPSECPWAFSNLINRCWSSNPNKRPHFVEIVSILERFATSLERDSEFFSTYKPRPSNSILGCFPKCKARQKSVTCKAKQ, encoded by the exons ATGAAGAATTTGAACTGTTACAAACAAGTTTCTAAGAATGGAAAATCTGGGAGAGGATTTTCACTTGGGGAGTATCAAAGAGCAGTTTCTTGGTCCAAGTATTTGGTGACACCTGGTGCTGCTATAAAGGGAGGTGAGGAAGAAGAATGGAGTGCTGATATGTCTCAGTTGTTTATTGGATCTAAATTTGCTTCTGGAAGACATAGTAGAATCTATAGAGGGGTTTATAAGCAAATGGATGTTGCTATTAAGCTTGTGAGTCAGCctgaagaagatgaagatttgGCTGCTTTTCTTGAGAAGCAGTTTACTTCTGAG TTCATTGCCGCTTGCAAGAAACCACCGGTTTTCTGTATAATCACCGAATATTTAGCTGGTGGTTCATTGAGAAAATACCTTCATCAACAAGAACCACATTCGGTTCCACACGAACTCGTTCTGAAATTAGCACTAGACATTGCGAGGGGAATGCAATATCTTCATTCCGAAGGAATACTTCACAGGGATCTCAAATCAGAGAATCTTCTCTTAGACGAAGACATGTGTGTAAAAGTAGCTGATTTTGGTATCTCATGTTTAGAATCTCAGTGCGGAAGTGCGAAAGGATTCACCGGAACGTACCGTTGGATGGCTCCAGAAATGATCAAAGAAAAACACCATACCAAAAAAGTGGATGTTTATAGTTTCGGTATCGTTCTTTGGGAGCTTTTAACCGGATTGACTCCGTTCGATAACATGACACCAGAACAAGCAGCATTTGCAGTTTCATACAAG AATGCAAGACCACCATTGCCATCTGAATGTCCTTGGGCATTTAGTAACCTGATCAACAGATGTTGGTCAAGTAATCCAAACAAAAGGCCACATTTTGTCGAAATCGTTTCAATATTGGAGCGATTTGCCACGTCACTTGAACGAGATTCAGAGTTTTTCTCGACTTACAAACCGCGACCGTCTAATTCAATTCTGGGTTGCTTCCCTAAATGTAAGGCTCGCCAAAAATCTGTTACTTGCAAAGCAAAGCAGTAG
- the LOC127083618 gene encoding serine/threonine/tyrosine-protein kinase HT1 isoform X1, producing MKNLNCYKQVSKNGKSGRGFSLGEYQRAVSWSKYLVTPGAAIKGGEEEEWSADMSQLFIGSKFASGRHSRIYRGVYKQMDVAIKLVSQPEEDEDLAAFLEKQFTSEVGLLLRLRHPNILTFIAACKKPPVFCIITEYLAGGSLRKYLHQQEPHSVPHELVLKLALDIARGMQYLHSEGILHRDLKSENLLLDEDMCVKVADFGISCLESQCGSAKGFTGTYRWMAPEMIKEKHHTKKVDVYSFGIVLWELLTGLTPFDNMTPEQAAFAVSYKNARPPLPSECPWAFSNLINRCWSSNPNKRPHFVEIVSILERFATSLERDSEFFSTYKPRPSNSILGCFPKCKARQKSVTCKAKQ from the exons ATGAAGAATTTGAACTGTTACAAACAAGTTTCTAAGAATGGAAAATCTGGGAGAGGATTTTCACTTGGGGAGTATCAAAGAGCAGTTTCTTGGTCCAAGTATTTGGTGACACCTGGTGCTGCTATAAAGGGAGGTGAGGAAGAAGAATGGAGTGCTGATATGTCTCAGTTGTTTATTGGATCTAAATTTGCTTCTGGAAGACATAGTAGAATCTATAGAGGGGTTTATAAGCAAATGGATGTTGCTATTAAGCTTGTGAGTCAGCctgaagaagatgaagatttgGCTGCTTTTCTTGAGAAGCAGTTTACTTCTGAGGTTGGTTTGCTTCTCAGGTTGCGCCATCCAAATATCCTCACT TTCATTGCCGCTTGCAAGAAACCACCGGTTTTCTGTATAATCACCGAATATTTAGCTGGTGGTTCATTGAGAAAATACCTTCATCAACAAGAACCACATTCGGTTCCACACGAACTCGTTCTGAAATTAGCACTAGACATTGCGAGGGGAATGCAATATCTTCATTCCGAAGGAATACTTCACAGGGATCTCAAATCAGAGAATCTTCTCTTAGACGAAGACATGTGTGTAAAAGTAGCTGATTTTGGTATCTCATGTTTAGAATCTCAGTGCGGAAGTGCGAAAGGATTCACCGGAACGTACCGTTGGATGGCTCCAGAAATGATCAAAGAAAAACACCATACCAAAAAAGTGGATGTTTATAGTTTCGGTATCGTTCTTTGGGAGCTTTTAACCGGATTGACTCCGTTCGATAACATGACACCAGAACAAGCAGCATTTGCAGTTTCATACAAG AATGCAAGACCACCATTGCCATCTGAATGTCCTTGGGCATTTAGTAACCTGATCAACAGATGTTGGTCAAGTAATCCAAACAAAAGGCCACATTTTGTCGAAATCGTTTCAATATTGGAGCGATTTGCCACGTCACTTGAACGAGATTCAGAGTTTTTCTCGACTTACAAACCGCGACCGTCTAATTCAATTCTGGGTTGCTTCCCTAAATGTAAGGCTCGCCAAAAATCTGTTACTTGCAAAGCAAAGCAGTAG